In one window of Pseudobythopirellula maris DNA:
- a CDS encoding GGDEF domain-containing protein, whose translation MSDAINSFAECSAAPDDRSTILNPALLNDSLDDAPDCCLVQIYPADIIDGMRRVEGRSLIVGRDPRCDLTLDDSSVSRRHAEFARVDGGYEVRDLSSTNGTYVNGEAVKQRVLRSGDCVKLGGYLYKFLSAGSIETAYHETVYTALTIDALTGAFNKSYLLDNLDREIARSRRHGRPLALVMFDIDCFKEVNDTHGHLVGDEVLKDFGGRVREVCREIDMFARYGGEEFALLLSETPADEALAIAERCRQAIANEPFATAAGPLRVSCSFGLAVLDGVRSVKPIELIGEADERLYEAKSQGRNRVVGPRL comes from the coding sequence ATGTCCGACGCCATCAACTCGTTCGCCGAGTGCTCCGCCGCGCCGGACGACCGCAGCACGATCCTCAACCCCGCGCTGCTCAACGACTCGCTCGACGACGCTCCCGACTGCTGCCTCGTGCAGATCTACCCGGCCGACATCATCGACGGCATGCGCCGCGTGGAGGGCCGGTCGCTGATCGTGGGCCGCGACCCGCGGTGCGACCTCACGCTGGACGACAGCAGCGTCTCGCGGCGTCACGCCGAGTTCGCACGCGTTGACGGCGGCTACGAGGTGCGTGACCTCAGCAGCACGAACGGCACTTACGTCAACGGCGAGGCGGTCAAGCAGCGTGTGCTGCGCTCGGGCGATTGCGTCAAGCTCGGCGGCTACCTCTACAAGTTCCTGTCGGCCGGCTCGATCGAGACCGCCTACCACGAGACGGTCTACACGGCCCTGACGATCGACGCCCTCACCGGCGCGTTCAACAAGAGCTACCTGCTCGACAACCTCGACCGCGAGATCGCCCGCAGCCGCCGCCACGGCCGGCCGCTGGCGCTGGTCATGTTCGACATCGACTGCTTCAAAGAGGTCAACGACACGCACGGCCACCTGGTCGGCGACGAGGTCCTCAAGGACTTCGGCGGCCGCGTGCGAGAGGTCTGCCGCGAGATCGACATGTTCGCCCGCTACGGCGGCGAGGAGTTTGCCCTGCTGCTGTCGGAAACGCCCGCTGATGAGGCGCTGGCCATCGCCGAGCGTTGCCGGCAGGCGATCGCCAATGAGCCGTTCGCCACGGCCGCCGGCCCGCTGCGCGTGTCGTGCAGTTTCGGCTTGGCGGTGCTCGACGGAGTCCGCTCGGTGAAGCCGATCGAGCTGATCGGCGAAGCCGACGAGCGGCTCTACGAGGCGAAGAGCCAGGGCCGCAACCGCGTTGTCGGCCCGCGGCTCTGA
- a CDS encoding VIT and vWA domain-containing protein, translating to MLRPYLSHRLFTRSSTALLAAAIGAVACYPSTANAAGLLIADGGLGGRLEVLEHQATVTINNGVAVTEVEQVFLNTENRAVEALYVFPVPEGASVANFSMWIGGKEMVGEVVEKQRAREIYESYKATRTDPGLLEQKDYKTFEMRIFPIAAGAEQRVRISYYQELGFDADRATYTYPLSTQAQENGDSAAARLGLTVRVLSETPIVALDSPSHGDAFVVAQNSPHFYEASYETRDGDLSRDFVLSYQVNKAQTGVDLITSKPQGEDGYFMLTVTAGDELSEVNEPADYVFVLDVSGSMGFGRKLGVSRESIAAFVETLSPQDRVEVMTFNVRPTTLFGELTPASEATLSRAREFLQSQQAVGGTVLRHAMQTAYKYGEPDRQLNVVVLSDGMTEQGERSELLQLIGQRPANATVFTVGVGNEVDRPLLRQLAEDAGGIAAFLSEGDDAQRQALAFRRKLTHPAATDVRLTIDGPKVYDVTPKLLPSLYHGAPIRVYGRYRGDGPFGVRVDAEARGKPLALTATKDRGDGKNPEIERMWAQQTIAALLKDADRNDERDAVIDRIVDLAEAYSIVTEYTSFIVLENDAEYQRWKIDRRNAQRLERDRQGRDALEARLERLREESLANLGPLPTAKKPAAKKFSTSFAPAEDGANTPEPSSVLLLLLGAGPLLLGRRRRVA from the coding sequence ATGCTGCGCCCGTACCTTAGCCATCGGCTGTTCACCCGCTCGTCCACGGCTTTGCTCGCCGCGGCGATCGGGGCCGTCGCCTGCTACCCCTCGACCGCCAACGCCGCGGGGCTGCTGATCGCCGACGGCGGCCTCGGCGGCCGGCTCGAGGTGCTCGAGCACCAGGCCACGGTCACGATCAACAACGGCGTCGCCGTGACCGAAGTGGAGCAGGTCTTTCTCAACACCGAGAACCGGGCGGTCGAGGCGCTCTACGTGTTCCCGGTCCCCGAAGGGGCGTCGGTCGCCAACTTCAGCATGTGGATCGGCGGCAAGGAGATGGTCGGCGAGGTGGTCGAGAAGCAACGCGCCCGCGAGATCTACGAGAGCTACAAGGCGACTCGCACCGACCCGGGACTGCTCGAGCAGAAGGACTACAAGACGTTCGAGATGCGCATCTTCCCGATCGCCGCCGGAGCGGAGCAGCGGGTGCGGATCTCTTACTACCAGGAGCTCGGCTTCGACGCCGACCGCGCGACCTACACCTACCCGCTCTCGACTCAGGCGCAGGAGAACGGCGACTCGGCGGCCGCTCGGCTCGGCCTGACGGTGCGTGTGCTGAGCGAGACGCCGATCGTCGCGCTCGACAGCCCCAGCCACGGCGACGCGTTCGTCGTGGCGCAGAACTCGCCCCACTTCTACGAGGCGAGCTACGAGACCCGCGACGGCGACCTGTCGCGTGACTTCGTGCTCTCGTACCAAGTGAACAAGGCTCAGACCGGCGTCGACCTGATCACCTCAAAGCCGCAGGGCGAAGATGGCTACTTCATGCTGACCGTCACGGCCGGCGACGAGCTCTCCGAGGTCAACGAGCCGGCCGACTACGTCTTCGTGCTCGACGTGTCGGGCAGCATGGGATTCGGCCGCAAGCTGGGCGTCTCGCGTGAATCGATCGCGGCGTTCGTCGAGACCCTCTCGCCGCAAGACCGCGTGGAGGTGATGACGTTCAACGTCCGCCCGACCACGCTGTTCGGCGAGCTCACCCCCGCCTCCGAGGCGACGCTGAGCCGAGCGCGCGAGTTCCTGCAGTCGCAGCAGGCGGTCGGCGGCACCGTGCTACGCCACGCGATGCAAACGGCTTACAAGTACGGCGAGCCCGATCGGCAGCTCAACGTGGTCGTGCTCTCCGACGGCATGACCGAACAAGGCGAGCGGTCCGAGCTGCTGCAGCTCATCGGCCAACGGCCCGCCAACGCGACGGTGTTCACCGTCGGCGTGGGCAACGAGGTCGATCGGCCGCTGCTGCGGCAGCTGGCCGAAGACGCCGGCGGGATCGCCGCGTTCCTCTCCGAGGGCGACGACGCCCAGCGGCAGGCGCTCGCCTTCCGCCGCAAGCTCACCCACCCGGCCGCCACGGACGTGCGTCTGACGATCGACGGCCCGAAGGTCTACGACGTCACGCCCAAGCTGCTGCCCAGCCTCTACCACGGCGCGCCGATCCGAGTGTACGGCCGCTACCGGGGCGACGGGCCGTTCGGCGTGCGCGTCGACGCCGAGGCGCGGGGCAAGCCTCTCGCGCTGACGGCGACCAAGGACCGCGGCGACGGCAAGAACCCGGAGATCGAACGGATGTGGGCTCAGCAAACGATCGCCGCGCTGCTGAAGGACGCCGACCGCAACGACGAGCGCGACGCAGTGATCGACCGGATCGTCGACCTGGCCGAGGCATACTCGATCGTGACCGAGTACACCTCGTTCATCGTCTTGGAGAACGACGCGGAGTACCAACGGTGGAAGATCGACCGACGCAACGCCCAACGCCTGGAACGCGACCGCCAGGGTCGCGACGCCCTAGAAGCGCGGCTCGAGCGGCTCCGTGAGGAGTCGCTAGCGAACCTGGGACCGCTGCCCACAGCCAAAAAGCCCGCGGCTAAGAAGTTCTCGACCTCGTTCGCTCCCGCCGAGGATGGGGCCAACACGCCGGAGCCCTCGTCGGTTCTCTTGCTGCTGCTCGGCGCGGGGCCGTTGCTGCTGGGCCGCCGGCGCCGTGTCGCGTAA
- a CDS encoding glycoside hydrolase family 10 protein, translating into MTSLHCTRRHTCALAATGLLLIVSSVGAPAMAAGFADFSGLWINRYEYNGDSVSSIRSRIENAASLGITDVMWQVRGRADAYYDSEHEPWAQGLSESVDPLQVAIDAAHDNGIKLHAWMNTMPLWNSSQLPSDGDHPIYNDDPSFRVTDYYGDLEPSDGYSGSSYARVNHLLPEVHDHINDVVRDLSENYDVDGVHLDYIRWMGPTSSSQGYRPDWYYLPHDDYSHDLFFQATGLDGSSFSNATAYRDWNQSRITDLVASVKQTVDAAEVSTGRTIDLSAAVWNNPDTAEHDYLQDYRSWLEQELVDIAMPMLYLSSSNHDRLFDDYVSRITSIETDSRIVVGLGSYLHDEDGGGPELTVEELQGLYDAGLDGAAFYGYGSFFGTGSLGVARQEAVKDFYESIAPVLVGDYNSDGVVDGADFTVWRDSFTQVGEGLPADGNNDGCVCITDYHLWVQHYGETLADLIAAPAEAAGVPEPATWSLLALAGLVAARRGAARRG; encoded by the coding sequence ATGACCTCGCTGCATTGCACCCGCCGGCACACCTGCGCGCTCGCCGCCACCGGTCTTCTACTGATCGTGTCCTCGGTCGGCGCCCCGGCGATGGCCGCGGGGTTCGCCGATTTCAGCGGCCTGTGGATCAACCGCTACGAGTACAACGGCGACAGCGTCTCGAGCATCCGCTCGCGGATCGAGAACGCCGCCAGCCTCGGCATCACCGACGTCATGTGGCAGGTGCGCGGCCGGGCCGACGCCTACTACGACAGCGAGCACGAGCCGTGGGCGCAGGGCCTCTCCGAGTCCGTCGACCCGCTGCAGGTGGCGATCGACGCCGCCCACGACAACGGCATCAAGCTGCACGCCTGGATGAACACGATGCCGCTGTGGAACAGCTCGCAGCTCCCCTCGGACGGCGACCACCCGATCTACAACGATGACCCCAGCTTCCGCGTCACCGACTACTACGGCGACCTCGAGCCCTCCGATGGCTACAGCGGCAGCTCGTACGCCCGCGTGAACCACCTCTTGCCCGAGGTCCACGACCACATCAACGACGTGGTGCGTGACCTCAGCGAGAACTACGACGTCGACGGCGTGCACCTCGACTACATCCGCTGGATGGGGCCGACCTCCTCCAGCCAGGGCTACCGGCCCGACTGGTACTACCTGCCGCACGACGACTACTCGCACGACCTGTTCTTCCAGGCGACCGGTCTCGACGGGTCGAGCTTCTCGAACGCCACGGCCTACCGAGACTGGAACCAGAGCCGCATCACGGACCTCGTCGCCTCGGTCAAGCAGACGGTCGACGCGGCGGAGGTTTCGACCGGCCGCACGATCGATCTGTCGGCCGCCGTGTGGAACAATCCCGACACGGCCGAGCACGACTACCTGCAAGACTACCGCAGTTGGCTGGAGCAGGAGCTGGTCGATATCGCCATGCCGATGCTCTATCTCAGCAGCAGCAACCACGACCGGTTGTTCGACGACTACGTGAGCCGCATCACGTCGATCGAGACCGACTCGCGCATCGTGGTGGGCCTCGGCAGCTACCTGCACGACGAGGACGGCGGCGGTCCCGAGCTGACGGTCGAGGAACTGCAGGGGCTCTACGACGCCGGCCTCGACGGCGCCGCCTTCTACGGCTACGGCTCGTTCTTCGGCACGGGGAGCCTGGGCGTCGCACGCCAGGAGGCCGTCAAGGACTTCTACGAGAGCATCGCACCCGTGCTGGTCGGCGACTACAACAGCGACGGCGTCGTCGACGGGGCCGACTTCACCGTGTGGCGTGACTCCTTCACTCAGGTAGGCGAGGGGTTGCCGGCTGACGGCAACAACGACGGCTGTGTCTGCATAACCGACTACCACCTGTGGGTGCAGCACTACGGCGAAACACTCGCCGATCTGATCGCCGCGCCGGCCGAGGCCGCGGGGGTTCCGGAGCCGGCCACTTGGTCGCTGTTGGCCCTCGCCGGGCTCGTGGCGGCCCGCCGCGGCGCCGCCCGCCGTGGGTGA
- a CDS encoding PEP-CTERM sorting domain-containing protein: MANALRSLLRAMTRPAALVAPVAPAVAPLAIAVVVLVATSTAALAAQIDLSLNLLHNGAVASNGGSWELVAKADGGAANFGLMSLSVPLRGVNTTIASGLPSGTVNGDDSAGFGLFSNTPTGSGRLITAAQTPVMPDPDSRVFFGVGTVENGTPAPRATLAGLINSPWATGDTFGDSDWDVAVTVATGTFAAGADPRFGLASLFDAFVFDDMNSVPSFSSDTIFSTLIRTNISGSIANGDYNENGFVDAADFTVWRDAMGTGVAPGTSADGTGDGMIDDDDYDLWVANFGLEIPAPSLATSSSSSLAVPEPGTAWLTGLAVGAIGLLLREKRAPRAALAPACVRR; encoded by the coding sequence ATGGCAAACGCTCTTAGAAGTCTGCTGCGTGCGATGACCCGCCCGGCCGCACTAGTAGCCCCCGTGGCGCCGGCTGTCGCCCCTCTTGCGATCGCTGTGGTCGTGCTCGTAGCGACTTCCACCGCCGCCCTGGCGGCCCAGATCGATCTGAGCCTCAACCTGCTGCACAACGGTGCTGTGGCGTCGAACGGCGGCAGCTGGGAGCTGGTCGCCAAGGCCGACGGTGGGGCCGCCAACTTCGGTCTGATGTCGCTCTCCGTGCCGCTGCGTGGCGTCAATACGACGATCGCTTCGGGCCTGCCGAGCGGCACGGTCAACGGCGACGATTCGGCCGGTTTTGGCCTGTTCAGCAACACCCCCACGGGATCCGGACGACTCATCACGGCCGCTCAAACCCCGGTCATGCCAGACCCCGACAGCCGCGTGTTTTTCGGCGTCGGTACGGTCGAAAACGGGACGCCGGCGCCGCGCGCCACGCTGGCGGGCCTGATCAATTCGCCGTGGGCCACCGGCGACACGTTTGGCGACTCCGACTGGGACGTTGCGGTTACGGTCGCCACCGGCACGTTCGCGGCGGGCGCCGACCCGCGTTTTGGCCTCGCCTCGTTGTTCGACGCGTTCGTTTTCGACGACATGAACAGCGTTCCGTCGTTCAGCAGCGACACGATCTTCTCGACCCTCATCCGCACCAACATCTCGGGCAGCATCGCCAACGGCGACTACAACGAGAACGGCTTCGTCGACGCGGCCGACTTCACCGTTTGGCGCGACGCCATGGGCACGGGCGTGGCCCCGGGAACGTCGGCCGACGGCACCGGCGACGGCATGATCGACGACGACGACTACGACCTGTGGGTGGCGAACTTTGGCTTGGAGATCCCGGCCCCGTCGCTGGCGACATCGAGCTCCTCGTCACTCGCCGTTCCCGAGCCGGGCACGGCCTGGCTGACGGGGCTGGCGGTCGGTGCGATAGGGCTGCTGCTGCGTGAGAAACGAGCCCCTCGGGCCGCTTTGGCGCCCGCTTGCGTGCGTCGCTGA
- a CDS encoding PEP-CTERM sorting domain-containing protein yields MSWKNITSVAAMVALLASPAFADPTFNWVDNGTSAILQIVPDTTGSLEIEVSVVADAGVGISAVNPLNTSIFEYDDNPGVNTLEGNITTLGLQTYLAGELGGEDSAFASIGSNPLAGTSAIDFLEFVFDGSAGGLTASGIIAQGGTNFNDEAVFEVATNVPGDTNGDGAVGPDDLNAVSLNWDPSGSNGPYTLAQGDLNGDGAVGPDDLNEVSLNWNPSGSAVAVPEPTSLLMVALAVIGFVTTRRS; encoded by the coding sequence ATGTCCTGGAAGAACATCACGTCTGTCGCGGCCATGGTCGCATTGCTTGCGTCGCCGGCTTTTGCCGATCCGACCTTCAACTGGGTCGACAACGGCACCTCGGCGATCCTGCAGATCGTGCCCGACACGACCGGCTCGCTCGAAATCGAAGTTAGTGTCGTCGCCGACGCTGGCGTCGGGATCTCGGCCGTCAACCCGCTCAACACGAGCATCTTCGAGTACGATGACAACCCCGGCGTCAACACGCTCGAGGGCAACATCACCACGCTTGGCCTTCAGACCTACCTGGCTGGTGAACTCGGTGGTGAGGACAGCGCCTTCGCCTCGATCGGCTCGAACCCGCTCGCCGGCACCAGCGCCATCGACTTCCTCGAGTTCGTCTTCGACGGCTCGGCCGGTGGCCTGACCGCCTCGGGCATCATCGCCCAGGGTGGCACCAACTTCAACGACGAAGCTGTGTTCGAAGTTGCGACTAATGTCCCCGGTGACACGAACGGCGACGGAGCTGTTGGCCCGGACGACCTGAACGCGGTAAGCTTGAACTGGGACCCCAGTGGGAGCAACGGACCTTACACCCTAGCTCAAGGTGACTTGAACGGTGACGGGGCGGTTGGCCCGGACGACCTGAACGAGGTGAGCCTCAACTGGAATCCGTCTGGTTCAGCAGTCGCTGTTCCCGAGCCCACTTCGCTCCTGATGGTAGCTCTTGCGGTTATCGGCTTCGTGACGACTCGCCGTAGCTAA
- a CDS encoding PEP-CTERM sorting domain-containing protein, translating to MNRIFFALLTIAALTASQAQAATIEYSLNIAGVDPADYLTMPAGEYTLEVWAQVSDNDIGGGFNGGLLSYAFQLNTEEDAVLDFVEGMSGPPVNRVPSGKWDSVTPNSLFANKFQGELDSGLGSVSGDVFAQTGSMGPGDFDNNFDAIGVGSPTLLVSGPIELGLGIATIEVSGLATQHIVYGATGATESDDVIPASITIGNIPEPASAMLAGLAVAGVLGYRRRSC from the coding sequence ATGAACCGTATTTTTTTTGCACTACTGACCATCGCTGCCTTGACTGCCTCGCAGGCTCAAGCGGCTACTATCGAGTACTCGCTCAACATTGCGGGTGTTGACCCAGCCGATTACCTGACGATGCCGGCCGGAGAGTACACGCTCGAAGTTTGGGCCCAGGTCTCTGACAACGACATTGGTGGCGGCTTCAATGGTGGCCTCCTGTCCTACGCGTTCCAGCTCAACACCGAAGAAGATGCTGTCCTCGATTTTGTTGAGGGCATGAGCGGTCCTCCCGTCAACCGTGTTCCTTCGGGCAAGTGGGATAGTGTCACTCCCAACTCGCTCTTTGCGAACAAGTTCCAGGGTGAGCTCGATAGTGGTCTTGGCTCTGTCTCGGGTGACGTGTTCGCCCAGACGGGATCCATGGGCCCTGGTGACTTTGATAACAACTTCGACGCTATCGGCGTGGGTTCTCCGACGCTGCTAGTGTCGGGTCCGATCGAACTCGGCCTGGGTATCGCGACGATTGAGGTTTCGGGTTTGGCGACGCAGCACATTGTTTACGGTGCCACCGGAGCCACCGAGTCGGACGATGTGATTCCCGCTTCGATCACGATTGGTAATATCCCCGAGCCCGCCTCGGCGATGCTCGCCGGTCTGGCCGTTGCTGGTGTCCTCGGATACCGTCGCCGCAGCTGCTGA
- a CDS encoding carbohydrate porin, producing the protein MRRSRSTSLAFTLLIATACQGAIGQGYTGQGLTGDWCGNRDWLACQGVTFDLDHAHFGFGTASGGLDERFNYGGHGDYVMNADLGKLGVQEGLFLKIRAEHRWGESISNDTGALLPATVLADLPIADSEQLYITNFLFTQMLSETTGVFFGKLDTLDGDLNAFAHGRGKTQFSNIGFVASPIVLRSVPYATLGCGLVVLGAEGEPVFTYTLLNATDTADSAGFNELFEEGVSMSAEGRLPTSFGGLPGHQLLGVSWNNREFVEIGQDPRFVLPNVPINRVDGSWSVYWNFDQYLQVDPCNPKRGWGLFGRAGVADGDTNPIEWFLSFGVGGNSPVRGREADTFGLGWFISGTSSEVGTPLQALLGPIGDGQAVEMFYNWQATPWLNITPDLQVVMPARESTATALVLGVRAVTTY; encoded by the coding sequence ATGCGTCGCAGTCGCAGCACGTCTCTTGCATTTACTTTGCTGATCGCCACGGCATGCCAAGGGGCGATCGGGCAGGGGTACACGGGGCAGGGGCTCACCGGCGACTGGTGCGGCAACCGCGATTGGCTCGCCTGCCAAGGCGTGACGTTCGATCTTGACCACGCCCACTTCGGATTCGGCACGGCCTCGGGCGGTCTCGACGAGCGGTTCAACTATGGCGGGCATGGCGACTACGTCATGAACGCCGACCTCGGCAAGCTTGGCGTCCAAGAGGGCTTGTTCCTCAAGATCCGCGCCGAGCACCGCTGGGGCGAGTCGATCAGCAACGACACCGGCGCCCTGCTCCCCGCCACGGTGCTCGCCGACCTGCCGATCGCCGACAGCGAGCAGCTGTACATCACGAACTTCCTGTTCACCCAGATGCTCAGCGAAACGACGGGCGTCTTCTTCGGCAAGCTCGACACGCTTGACGGCGACTTGAACGCCTTCGCCCACGGCCGCGGCAAGACACAGTTCTCGAACATCGGCTTCGTCGCCTCCCCGATCGTCCTAAGGTCGGTCCCCTACGCCACGCTCGGCTGCGGGCTCGTGGTGCTCGGCGCAGAAGGCGAGCCGGTCTTCACCTACACCCTCTTGAACGCCACCGACACGGCCGACAGCGCCGGCTTCAACGAGCTCTTTGAAGAAGGGGTCTCGATGTCGGCCGAGGGGCGGTTGCCGACCTCGTTCGGCGGGCTGCCGGGGCACCAGCTGTTGGGCGTCAGTTGGAACAACCGCGAGTTCGTCGAGATCGGGCAAGACCCCCGCTTCGTGCTGCCCAACGTGCCGATCAACCGCGTCGACGGCTCTTGGTCGGTCTATTGGAACTTCGACCAATACTTGCAAGTCGACCCGTGCAACCCGAAACGCGGCTGGGGCCTCTTCGGCCGCGCCGGCGTGGCGGACGGCGACACGAACCCGATCGAGTGGTTCCTCAGCTTCGGCGTGGGCGGCAACAGCCCGGTCCGCGGCCGCGAGGCCGACACCTTTGGCCTGGGGTGGTTCATCTCCGGCACGAGCAGCGAGGTCGGGACTCCGTTGCAGGCGCTGCTCGGCCCGATCGGCGATGGCCAGGCGGTCGAGATGTTCTACAACTGGCAAGCCACGCCGTGGCTCAACATCACGCCCGACTTGCAGGTCGTGATGCCCGCCCGTGAAAGCACCGCCACGGCGTTGGTGCTCGGCGTCCGTGCGGTGACCACCTACTGA
- a CDS encoding DUF480 domain-containing protein — protein MTELADDQPKWTTLASRERRILGALVEKAKTTPDAYPLSLNALRSACNQKSNRSPQMTLDEDQIDEAIDALRQKGAVSVVQGDSRVERYRHLAYDWLGVDKTELAVMAELLLRGEQTVGELRGRAARMEPIKGISELEPVLVSLKNKGLLLYLSPPGRGAVVTHNLYGPSELDRLKRDLKLDDGAPAAAATPAAASSAAPTAPTPQAAPPAPAPADSDWRPEFAALRAEFEETITELRDEIETLRQRVEG, from the coding sequence ATGACCGAACTCGCTGACGACCAACCGAAGTGGACCACGCTCGCCTCGCGCGAGCGGCGGATCTTGGGCGCCTTGGTCGAGAAGGCTAAGACGACGCCCGACGCCTACCCGCTGTCGCTCAACGCCCTGCGTTCGGCCTGCAACCAGAAGAGCAACCGCTCGCCGCAGATGACTCTGGACGAAGACCAGATCGACGAGGCGATCGACGCCCTGCGCCAAAAGGGCGCCGTGTCGGTCGTGCAGGGCGATTCGCGTGTGGAGCGTTATCGGCACCTGGCGTACGACTGGCTGGGCGTCGACAAAACGGAGCTCGCCGTCATGGCCGAGCTGCTGCTGCGCGGCGAGCAGACCGTCGGTGAGCTGCGGGGCAGGGCGGCCCGGATGGAGCCGATCAAGGGCATTTCGGAGCTCGAGCCGGTGCTCGTTTCGCTTAAAAACAAGGGCCTTTTGCTCTACCTCTCGCCGCCGGGCCGCGGCGCGGTCGTCACGCACAACCTGTACGGTCCGAGCGAACTGGACCGGCTCAAGCGCGATCTGAAGCTCGACGACGGGGCGCCAGCCGCGGCCGCCACGCCCGCTGCTGCGAGCAGCGCGGCTCCCACGGCGCCCACGCCACAAGCCGCGCCGCCGGCGCCAGCCCCGGCGGACAGCGATTGGCGGCCGGAGTTCGCGGCCCTCAGGGCCGAATTCGAGGAGACCATCACCGAGCTGCGCGACGAGATCGAAACACTCCGCCAGCGCGTCGAGGGCTGA
- a CDS encoding zinc-binding alcohol dehydrogenase family protein produces the protein MKAVGLTRYLPIDDPESLVDFEADKPAAEGRDLLVEVRAIAVNPVDTKVRAPNDSNRDVVEKDPRILGWDAAGVVVAVGPDVTLFKPGDEVFYAGDITRPGGNAEFQRIDERIVGRKPSSLGFAEAAALPLTTITAYEALFERLGLSADRQNSSESLLVVGGAGGVGSIAIQLAKLAGLRVIATASRPESADWVRELGADDVINHREPLRPQVEALGLKWLDHIALFNDTDGHWDAAADLIRPQGRIVAIVENSGPLAQGVMKSKSATLVWEFMFTRSMHETPDMIEQHRLLCRVAVWIDGGKIRSTVGEVLSPISAENLRAAHRKLESGRAIGKLVLEGWRS, from the coding sequence ATGAAAGCCGTAGGACTCACACGTTACTTGCCGATCGACGATCCCGAGTCGCTCGTCGACTTCGAGGCGGACAAGCCGGCGGCCGAGGGGCGTGACCTGCTGGTCGAGGTGCGGGCCATCGCGGTGAATCCCGTCGACACCAAGGTGCGGGCGCCGAACGATTCGAATCGCGATGTGGTTGAGAAGGACCCGCGTATCCTCGGCTGGGACGCCGCCGGGGTGGTCGTTGCCGTGGGGCCCGACGTGACCCTGTTCAAGCCGGGCGACGAGGTCTTCTACGCCGGCGACATCACCCGCCCGGGCGGCAACGCCGAGTTCCAGCGCATCGACGAGCGGATCGTCGGCCGCAAGCCTTCGTCGCTCGGCTTTGCCGAGGCGGCCGCGCTGCCGCTCACCACCATCACCGCCTACGAGGCGCTCTTCGAGCGGCTCGGCTTGAGCGCGGACAGGCAGAACAGCAGCGAGTCGCTGCTCGTTGTTGGCGGCGCCGGCGGGGTTGGCTCGATCGCCATCCAGCTGGCCAAGCTCGCCGGACTGCGGGTGATCGCCACCGCTTCGCGGCCCGAATCGGCCGACTGGGTGCGCGAACTCGGCGCCGACGACGTGATCAACCATCGCGAACCGCTGCGGCCGCAGGTCGAGGCGCTCGGGCTGAAGTGGCTCGACCACATCGCCCTGTTCAACGACACCGACGGCCACTGGGACGCCGCGGCCGACCTGATCCGGCCGCAGGGGCGGATCGTGGCGATCGTCGAGAACAGCGGCCCGCTCGCCCAGGGCGTGATGAAGAGCAAGTCGGCCACGCTGGTCTGGGAGTTCATGTTCACCCGCTCGATGCACGAAACGCCCGACATGATCGAGCAGCACCGGCTGCTCTGCCGCGTGGCGGTTTGGATCGATGGGGGCAAGATCCGCTCGACCGTCGGCGAGGTGCTGTCGCCGATCTCGGCCGAGAACCTGCGCGCAGCGCACCGCAAGCTCGAGTCGGGCCGCGCGATTGGCAAGCTGGTGCTCGAAGGCTGGCGGAGCTAA